The DNA window CCGCGTGAACACCTCGTCCACGCGCGTCGCGATGCGTTTCACAAGGCTCATGTGAGCTTCCGATAAACGCGCGGTATGATTCGCCTGAATATAGCCGTACGGCAGACGGGCCTTGTAGAGCACCGGGACCGCCAGTTCGGATATGATGTCCTTCTTGTTGGAAAGCGCGTAGTCCTTCGCGAATATTGTGTTGATATAGGTGTTGTACACGCTCTCATTACCCACGGATTCTTTTTTCCCGATCTCCGGGATCAGGTAGGGGACCTTGTTCTCCATGAAGTGCTTCATGCGGACATCGGTCGTGCCCTCGCTGCAGAAATAGAGCTTCACGAACTTGAACTGCTTCTCGAGGTCGGCGCGCACGGCGTCCCGCACCTTGTCGACCTTCTTGTTTTCCATGGCGAGCGAGTTCTGGACGATGAAGTCCGAGACGATGTTCGTAACACGGATAACGGACTTGGCGCCCTCGGTGAACCCCGTCGATTTACGGTCCTCGCGCCGGGCGGCGTTGATGATCTGCATCTTGAGCGGGAAGAAGGTATAGACCTCCTCCTCCTGTTTTTCCACCAGCTTCAGGCTCGCATAAATGGTGTATCCCTCGCTGCGGGTGAAGATGAGGCAGCTGTCATACATATTTTTAACGAAGGGGATTCTCAGCGCGATCTGCCCCTGCGTGTATCCGTAGAAATGGATCTTTAAATCTCCGCTTTTCGTCTTGAGATAGACCTCCCTCCGCATGAAGAACTTGTAAAAGATCTTTTCCTGCTGGGACGCGTCTGTAATGGTGCGGATTTCGTCGGCCATCTATATCTCGTCCGCGATGTTCCTGGCCATCTCCGTGAGGTCGTTGATGTCGTGCTCAAGTTTTTTGGCCTGGAATATCCGGTTCTCCTCTTTCGCCTTGTAATACTTTTTAATGAGCATATCGATGGTTCGCCTCATCTCCTCGATTTCCGTATCCGGGGCCGGGGTCACCCCGGCGCCGTAGGCGGCGACGCTGCCCTTCATCGACTCCACGTCCACTATCTCGCCCCACCGCGGGACGTACGCCTCGAACCCAAAGCGCTCGCGCACCGTTGCGGCGAATGCGAGCGATGCCGTTTCTTCCCCGTGGACCACGAACACCCTCAGCTTGTCGTTCTTTATTGCGCCCATCCAGTCCAACAGGCCGTCCCTGTCCGCGTGCGCCGAAAACCCGCCCAGGGTATGCACCTTCGCGCGTACCGCCACGTCCTCGCCGAAAATGCGCACGCGCTTCTCCCCGTCCACGAGCCGCCTGCCCAGGGTGCCCTCCGCCTGGTAGCCCACGAAAACAACGCAGGACTCCGGCCGGTAGAGGTTGTTCATGAGGTGGTACTTTATCCTCCCCGCGGTGCACATGCCCGAAGCGGATATTATGATGGCGCCCTTCGCCTCGTCGTTCAGGCGCTTCGATTCCTCCGTGGACCTGGTAAAATGGAGCCCGGGGAAATCGAGGGGATTCTCGCCCGACAGTATGATCTTGATCGCGTCCTGGTCGAACATGTGCTCGTTCTTTTTGAAAATCTCCGTCGCGGAGATCGCGAGCGGGGAATCGATATACACCGGGATGGGGGGAAGCTCGCCGGCCTTGAAGAGACGCGCGAGGGTGTAGATGATTTCCTGGGTGCGCTCGATTGCGAACGAGGGGATGACGATATTGCCCTGCTTGTTGTAGGAATCCAGGATCACCTTCTTGAACTCGGCATAGGTGTCTTCCCTGCTCTTGTGAAGCCTGTCACCGTAGGTGGATTCGATAAATAAAATATCGGCGTCGTTCACGGTCTCGGGATCGCGGATTATCGCCTGGTCCTTCGAGCCCACGTCGCCCGAGAAGACGATCTTCACGGTTTTACCCTTCTCCTCGACCCACATCTCGATAAACGAAGAGCCCAGGATGTGTCCCGCGTCGCGGAAGCGCGCCCTGAATCCCGGCAGCACCTCAAACTCTGCGCCGTAGGACTGCGGCTTGAAGTACTTGAGTGATTCCT is part of the Spirochaetota bacterium genome and encodes:
- a CDS encoding MBL fold metallo-hydrolase, whose translation is MATGPSTEKENAMQIEFVGGARTVTGSSYIVKNGTSTVMVDCGMFQGRPEIKERNHLNLIYDPPAIDAMLLTHAHIDHSGLIPKIVKEGYKNSIFATDATTDLCTIMLPDSAHVQEMDIEWTNRRQRKMGRDPVAALYSVEDAQESLKYFKPQSYGAEFEVLPGFRARFRDAGHILGSSFIEMWVEEKGKTVKIVFSGDVGSKDQAIIRDPETVNDADILFIESTYGDRLHKSREDTYAEFKKVILDSYNKQGNIVIPSFAIERTQEIIYTLARLFKAGELPPIPVYIDSPLAISATEIFKKNEHMFDQDAIKIILSGENPLDFPGLHFTRSTEESKRLNDEAKGAIIISASGMCTAGRIKYHLMNNLYRPESCVVFVGYQAEGTLGRRLVDGEKRVRIFGEDVAVRAKVHTLGGFSAHADRDGLLDWMGAIKNDKLRVFVVHGEETASLAFAATVRERFGFEAYVPRWGEIVDVESMKGSVAAYGAGVTPAPDTEIEEMRRTIDMLIKKYYKAKEENRIFQAKKLEHDINDLTEMARNIADEI